The Chryseobacterium aureum genome contains a region encoding:
- a CDS encoding phosphoadenylyl-sulfate reductase, producing the protein MNNSLENEFENLLKEANEASFQTNGLEILTERFPGKVIFSTSFSYEDQVITHLIKDLNIEIFTLDTGRLFEQTYETWTSTKAFFKKNIKAYYPDTEELREFVTENGPDSFYQSVEKRKACCTIRKVHPLKKALEGYEVWITGLRSEHSANRQNMPQLEWDPDNKIIKFHPILHWTTEQVTAYVKDHHLPYNHLHKKGFVSIGCEPCTRAIKEGEDFRAGRWWWEDANKKECGLHIHQ; encoded by the coding sequence ATGAATAACAGTCTGGAAAATGAATTCGAAAATCTTTTGAAAGAGGCTAATGAAGCTTCTTTTCAAACTAATGGGCTGGAAATACTGACTGAAAGATTCCCGGGTAAAGTGATTTTTTCAACCAGTTTCAGTTACGAGGATCAGGTCATCACTCATCTGATAAAAGATTTAAATATTGAAATATTTACCCTGGATACAGGAAGACTTTTTGAACAGACCTACGAGACGTGGACTTCCACTAAGGCTTTTTTTAAAAAAAATATCAAAGCTTATTATCCGGATACGGAAGAACTCAGAGAATTTGTAACAGAAAATGGCCCGGATTCTTTCTATCAGTCGGTAGAAAAAAGGAAAGCCTGTTGTACCATCCGGAAGGTGCATCCCTTAAAAAAAGCACTGGAAGGCTATGAAGTTTGGATTACCGGTCTGAGATCTGAACATTCTGCCAACAGGCAGAATATGCCTCAGCTGGAATGGGACCCGGATAATAAGATCATAAAGTTCCACCCTATCCTTCATTGGACTACGGAACAGGTAACAGCATATGTAAAGGATCATCATTTACCTTATAATCACCTTCATAAGAAAGGGTTTGTAAGCATAGGATGTGAACCGTGTACCAGAGCCATCAAAGAAGGGGAAGACTTTAGAGCAGGCCGATGGTGGTGGGAAGATGCCAATAAAAAA
- a CDS encoding RrF2 family transcriptional regulator, protein MMSKRCKYALKAMVRLARNYNQGFLPTSIIAQDENIPKKFLEQILLELKRAKLVNSKQGKVGGYYLLKSPDEVSLADIYRIFDGPIALTPCVSLNFYEACDDCVDEAVCYLRKELMIVREKTRTSMMEATLTKFITKE, encoded by the coding sequence ATGATGTCAAAACGTTGCAAATATGCGCTCAAAGCAATGGTCAGATTAGCGAGGAATTATAACCAGGGCTTTCTGCCAACTTCCATTATTGCACAGGACGAAAACATCCCCAAAAAATTTCTGGAGCAGATTCTTCTTGAACTTAAAAGAGCTAAACTCGTTAACAGCAAACAGGGCAAAGTAGGAGGATATTATCTTCTGAAATCTCCAGATGAAGTCTCATTAGCAGATATTTACCGTATTTTCGATGGTCCTATCGCCCTTACTCCATGCGTTTCCTTAAACTTCTATGAAGCCTGTGATGATTGTGTGGATGAAGCAGTCTGTTATCTCAGAAAAGAATTAATGATTGTTCGTGAAAAGACCAGAACCAGCATGATGGAGGCTACTCTGACTAAGTTTATTACTAAAGAATAA
- a CDS encoding GNAT family N-acetyltransferase, producing MYYKNDIIIIREFTPEEFPLFSRLFENENVTRYLPYKTQEEYKEMFDKALADYKEGSFSRWGVFNAENHDFVGMCLARVFLDNPEQIEIGYTLGENYWGKGLGTEVCKALVEYCSSLNHQKDIVAVTDLDNIGSQKVLLKSGFNRTENLAREDRELAYFILQKE from the coding sequence ATGTACTATAAAAATGACATCATCATTATCCGCGAATTTACTCCGGAAGAATTTCCATTATTTTCCCGTCTTTTTGAAAATGAAAATGTAACCCGGTACCTTCCGTACAAAACCCAGGAGGAATACAAAGAAATGTTCGACAAAGCATTGGCAGATTATAAAGAAGGATCCTTCAGCAGATGGGGAGTATTTAATGCTGAAAACCATGATTTTGTAGGAATGTGTCTTGCAAGAGTATTCCTGGACAACCCGGAACAAATAGAAATAGGGTATACCTTAGGAGAAAACTATTGGGGAAAAGGTCTCGGAACAGAAGTATGTAAAGCACTTGTTGAATACTGTTCCTCTCTTAATCACCAAAAAGATATTGTGGCTGTAACCGATCTTGACAATATCGGATCTCAAAAAGTACTTCTGAAAAGTGGCTTCAACAGAACTGAAAATCTTGCACGAGAAGACAGAGAGCTGGCTTATTTTATTTTACAGAAAGAGTAA
- a CDS encoding aminopeptidase P family protein, producing MFSAATYQNRRAVLQSNVRNGILLFLGNIENPVNFEHNPYYFRQDSTYLYYFGIQEPRIAAIMDIDENKTLVFGDELSMDEIVWMGRQETLKEKSLKSGVSETLPYASLSQYIIKALASGRKVHYLPPYQSFNKILLADLLGIKITELQPSEAMIKAVVNQRSIKEPQEIVQIEQAVNVSNEMHLLAMRLAKPGMKEYEIANAIQYFAANKECQMSYPPIVTINGGILHNHYRLNTLQEGDLFLNDSGAETSMGYAGDLTRTFPAGKRFTTKQKEMYEVVLNAFNNAQSLLKPGIRFKDIHLKAARHLVEGLIDLGLMKGNPEDAVKNHAHTLFFQCGLGHMMGLDVHDMEDLGEQYIGYTEEDPKDTQTFGLKSLRLGKELESGFVLTVEPGIYIIPDLIDMWQAENKNSDFINYDKVNEYRNFGGIRVEDDFLITDNGYRLLGNGLIKTAEEIENYRAEHLA from the coding sequence ATGTTTTCAGCAGCCACTTACCAGAATAGAAGAGCCGTTTTACAGAGTAATGTAAGGAACGGAATTTTATTGTTTTTGGGAAATATCGAGAATCCCGTGAACTTTGAGCACAATCCTTATTATTTCCGTCAGGACAGTACCTATCTGTATTATTTCGGAATCCAGGAACCTCGTATTGCAGCCATTATGGATATCGATGAAAATAAAACCCTTGTTTTCGGAGATGAACTGAGTATGGATGAGATAGTGTGGATGGGCAGACAGGAAACGCTGAAAGAAAAAAGCCTGAAATCTGGTGTATCTGAAACCCTTCCTTATGCATCACTTTCCCAATATATTATAAAAGCACTGGCTTCGGGCAGGAAAGTACATTATCTTCCTCCCTATCAGTCTTTCAATAAAATTCTGCTGGCCGATCTTCTTGGGATTAAAATTACAGAATTACAACCTTCAGAAGCGATGATCAAAGCCGTTGTAAACCAGCGTTCTATTAAAGAACCTCAGGAAATCGTTCAGATTGAGCAGGCGGTGAATGTATCCAATGAAATGCATTTACTGGCGATGCGCCTGGCTAAACCAGGGATGAAAGAGTATGAAATTGCCAATGCCATTCAATATTTCGCCGCCAATAAAGAATGCCAGATGTCCTACCCTCCAATAGTTACTATAAACGGCGGAATTCTGCATAATCATTACCGTCTCAATACTTTGCAAGAAGGTGATCTTTTCCTGAATGACTCCGGAGCGGAAACTTCGATGGGGTATGCAGGTGATCTTACCAGAACATTTCCCGCGGGTAAACGCTTTACAACGAAGCAAAAAGAAATGTATGAAGTGGTTTTAAATGCGTTCAATAATGCACAAAGCCTTTTGAAGCCGGGGATTCGATTCAAAGATATTCACCTGAAAGCTGCCCGGCATCTGGTAGAAGGACTTATAGATCTCGGACTGATGAAAGGAAATCCCGAGGATGCGGTTAAAAACCATGCTCATACCCTGTTTTTCCAGTGTGGGTTGGGACATATGATGGGGCTTGATGTGCATGATATGGAAGATCTTGGAGAACAATATATCGGTTATACTGAAGAAGATCCAAAAGATACCCAAACATTCGGACTGAAATCTTTACGTTTAGGAAAAGAATTGGAATCCGGTTTTGTACTTACAGTTGAACCGGGTATTTATATCATCCCTGATTTGATTGATATGTGGCAGGCTGAAAATAAAAATTCAGACTTTATTAATTATGATAAAGTAAATGAATACCGGAATTTTGGAGGAATCCGCGTAGAAGATGATTTCCTGATCACAGACAACGGCTACAGACTTCTTGGAAACGGGTTGATTAAAACAGCTGAAGAAATTGAAAATTAC